A single Lolium perenne isolate Kyuss_39 chromosome 6, Kyuss_2.0, whole genome shotgun sequence DNA region contains:
- the LOC127310605 gene encoding uncharacterized protein, translating to MNRRFLYMLVRASPLCGSYTLRRTNPSRLFYPMDSPERAAAAAAAAAAAGAATAATSKPAPTEKPVEDARLPPATTTFRCYNTDRPHFALLGRNKDKILVLDENEAVSRAVLYDDASRCIHMLPSPREPKIEPFSVAVGDNLYLMEGNPQGDEDDCDEHERSQYEATVEALVPGGEDSYWWRSVPPPLYAARTCNLNDDVRAYAAVGESSIWVSTDLYYGTFALDTASGAWSRAGDWPLPFEGRAEHVPEHGGLWFRLSDSGILHAWDLRAEGRPAARRTCGHIADMAEGLLVGSEVAHLGDGRLCVGRLFEVKQEGSREHCTCCRYHWRPSRVFAMFTGVEVEDAGDGTLHLIEHKSCRYSLGVGKSAQFVF from the coding sequence ATGAACCGCCGGTTCCTGTACATGCTGGTCAGAGCCTCCCCCTTGTGCGGCTCTTACACGCTGCGACGCACGAACCCGTCCCGCCTTTTCTACCCCATGGACTCGCCggagcgcgcggcggcggcggcggcggcagcagcagcagctggagCTGCGACGGCGGCGACGTCGAAGCCGGCGCCAACGGAGAAGCCGGTGGAGGACGCTCGACTGCCTCCGGCCACCACGACCTTCCGTTGCTACAACACCGACAGGCCGCACTTCGCGCTCCTAGGCCGCAATAAGGACAAGATCCTCGTCCTCGACGAGAACGAAGCCGTCAGCCGCGCCGTCCTGTACGACGACGCCTCGCGCTGCATCCACATGTTGCCCAGCCCGCGGGAGCCCAAGATAGAGCCCTTCTCTGTCGCCGTCGGCGACAACCTGTACCTCATGGAGGGGAATCCTCAGGGCGACGAAGATGACTGCGACGAGCACGAGCGATCGCAATACGAAGCTACCGTCGAGGCGCTTGTTCCCGGTGGCGAGGACTCGTACTGGTGGCGCTCCGTCCCGCCGCCGCTCTACGCCGCGCGGACGTGTAATCTCAACGACGACGTCAGGGCCTACGCTGCTGTCGGCGAGTCCAGCATCTGGGTGTCCACGGATTTATACTACGGCACGTTCGCCCTTGACACGGCGAGCGGGGCGTGGAGCAGGGCCGGCGACTGGCCGCTGCCGTTCGAAGGGCGCGCCGAGCATGTCCCGGAGCACGGCGGCCTCTGGTTCCGCCTCTCTGACAGCGGCATCCTCCACGCGTGGGACCTTCGCGCCGAAGGCAGGCCGGCGGCGCGGCGCACGTGCGGGCATATCGCCGACATGGCCGAGGGGCTCTTGGTTGGATCGGAGGTCGCCCACCTTGGCGACGGGCGGCTCTGCGTCGGAAGGCTGTTTGAGGTAAAACAAGAAGGATCACGCGAGCACTGCACCTGCTGCCGCTACCACTGGAGGCCTTCGCGCGTCTTCGCCATGTTCACCGgcgtggaggtggaggacgccgGCGACGGGACGTTACACCTGATCGAGCACAAGTCGTGCAGATATAGCTTAGGCGTAGGCAAGTCCGCCCAGTTTGTGTTCTAG